From the genome of Flavobacterium luteolum, one region includes:
- a CDS encoding sensor histidine kinase, whose product MPNSTSTSGYFLDKITSLNFDHFFTRRNRILLHVFMWLGFSILLFLSYVIGYKLVYFDAVLLTIRMALVNMIVFYMLFYLLLPKIFSGSKTRIIILLLLVFPVSIFVWMASTYFISLIYYALGLEITFGELKGVIKMSANQTFLEAVSPKRMLSQTIIIISLLSPFCFAKILVEITKLYNKKFQIEREKTALEIQNIQIEKDFLKAQLNPHFLFNTLNNLYGLTVRKDNLAPELILNLSDIMSYTLYESNTEIVRLEKELDFIKNYIALEKMRYADDTNIHVTIDGQTAGLFVAPLLTFTFIENAFKYGLKSKNAFIKLDIKIENHTFWFSLENDSEATENDSDFGGIGVENARKRLELLYPNQYKLEIERVQNSFKVDLKIVLIK is encoded by the coding sequence ATGCCAAATAGCACATCAACTTCGGGATATTTTTTAGATAAAATTACTTCGCTGAATTTTGATCACTTTTTTACCAGAAGAAATCGAATTCTACTGCACGTTTTTATGTGGTTAGGTTTTTCTATTTTGCTTTTTTTGAGCTATGTAATTGGTTATAAATTAGTTTATTTTGATGCTGTTTTGCTAACAATAAGAATGGCATTAGTAAATATGATTGTATTTTATATGCTGTTTTATTTACTATTGCCAAAGATATTTTCAGGCAGCAAAACTCGAATTATAATATTGCTGCTATTGGTTTTTCCAGTTTCAATATTTGTCTGGATGGCGTCAACGTATTTTATTTCACTGATTTATTATGCTTTAGGTCTTGAAATTACTTTTGGAGAACTGAAAGGTGTCATTAAAATGAGCGCCAATCAAACTTTTCTGGAAGCGGTTTCTCCAAAAAGAATGCTTTCGCAAACCATAATTATTATCTCATTGCTTTCGCCTTTTTGCTTTGCTAAAATATTGGTCGAAATCACAAAATTGTACAACAAGAAATTTCAAATTGAAAGAGAAAAAACAGCTTTAGAAATTCAGAATATTCAAATTGAAAAAGACTTTCTAAAAGCGCAGTTAAACCCGCATTTTTTATTTAATACCTTAAATAATCTTTACGGACTAACGGTTAGAAAAGACAATCTGGCTCCAGAATTAATCCTGAATCTTTCTGATATTATGAGCTATACGCTCTATGAATCGAATACCGAAATTGTCCGTTTGGAAAAAGAATTGGATTTTATCAAAAATTATATCGCTTTAGAAAAAATGCGTTATGCCGATGATACCAATATTCACGTTACTATTGACGGACAAACTGCAGGACTTTTTGTTGCACCACTTCTAACATTTACCTTCATAGAAAATGCTTTTAAATATGGTTTAAAAAGCAAAAATGCTTTTATAAAACTTGACATTAAGATTGAAAACCATACTTTTTGGTTCAGCTTAGAGAACGATTCGGAAGCAACGGAAAACGATTCTGATTTTGGCGGAATAGGAGTAGAGAATGCCCGTAAACGTTTAGAATTGCTATATCCCAATCAATATAAATTAGAAATTGAAAGAGTGCAAAATTCGTTTAAAGTTGATTTAAAAATAGTTTTAATAAAATAA
- a CDS encoding LytR/AlgR family response regulator transcription factor: protein MEKLKCIVVDDEPIARDIIESFIAEIPFLELKESFAEASKALLFLQENEVDIVFSDIEMPKFNGLELAQSLTNAPVIIFITAHRNFALEGFETGAADYLLKPVRFDRFLKAVNRAKEYLSLKKTTSVHQINPDRIFIKSEGKLIKILLSEIFYVEAQGDYLKFVINGGSYTTLGTLKSMEEVLKLPMFFRVQRSFILNLESVRSLNGNVVELIDGKTISAALNKKEELYQLLGIK from the coding sequence ATGGAAAAACTAAAATGCATTGTTGTTGACGACGAGCCAATTGCAAGAGATATTATCGAATCTTTTATTGCTGAAATTCCGTTTTTGGAACTAAAAGAGTCGTTTGCAGAAGCTTCTAAAGCATTATTATTTCTGCAGGAAAATGAAGTTGATATTGTTTTCAGCGACATCGAAATGCCTAAATTTAATGGTTTAGAATTGGCGCAGTCGCTTACGAATGCGCCAGTTATTATTTTCATCACAGCACATCGCAATTTTGCTCTAGAAGGATTTGAAACCGGAGCAGCCGATTATCTCTTAAAACCCGTTCGTTTTGACCGTTTCCTGAAAGCGGTAAATCGTGCCAAAGAATATCTTTCCTTAAAGAAAACAACTTCGGTTCATCAAATCAATCCCGATCGTATTTTTATCAAATCGGAAGGAAAGCTGATTAAGATTCTTTTGAGTGAAATTTTTTATGTAGAAGCGCAGGGCGATTATCTGAAATTTGTCATTAACGGCGGATCTTATACAACTCTAGGAACTTTGAAGTCAATGGAGGAAGTTTTGAAACTACCAATGTTCTTTCGTGTACAGCGTTCTTTTATATTAAATTTAGAATCTGTGAGAAGTCTTAATGGAAATGTTGTAGAATTGATTGATGGGAAAACTATTTCTGCTGCTTTGAATAAAAAAGAGGAATTGTATCAACTGTTAGGCATTAAATAA
- a CDS encoding hybrid sensor histidine kinase/response regulator transcription factor — protein MRKFFLFLCFSFFSINFSNAQDYYFKHFQVEEGLSNNTVLTSIQDNDGFMWFGTKDGLNRFDGYRFKTYRSNGDPIHSLGSNYIQSLHEHNGTIWVGTDKGLYHYDKKLDRFTILNEAINDRINDINHDQKDNIWFVSGNILYKYAPKKKETTTFNPNKYFITTSITKDYKGEIWASSLNKIYHYSDENLSFENIPLNPAANKANFRITVIYAVDSENIVIGTQDHGVLLYNRKDKTTSELKFGIKEPVFVRQFRKKGNDELWIASESGVYVYNLKTKTAVNLKKNYNDPYAISDNAAYSITIDKENGIWIGTYFGGVNYHQKQYTQFKKYFPQNNQNSISGSAVREIHKDDHGDLWIGTEDAGVNRFNPKTQKFTSYNVSYYNIHALMPRKDKIWVGTFEHGLDVLDRNSGAVLKHYSANDGRSGLHSNFIFSFYEMKNNDLIVVTTSGLYRYNEQADNFEILKFFPETYHYTNMKEDSDGNLWAGSYRDGLLFYNPKTKKKEVFTYDYKNPKGISNNTINAIFEDSFKNLWIATENGLNLVNRKNHTFTKFTTKNGMPSNVFYSILEDDSKNLWLTTSKGLVKFGPDHKTIKIFTTANGLLSDQFNYNSAFKDANGDMYFGNLNGMISFNPKHFSKNKYTPFIYITNLQINNKDIEVNSPDSPISQSISFLDELELNNNQSTFNLEFASLNYTAPELTEYWFQLENVNNDWVYLGRNNKVFFTELAPGDYVFKVKSLNSFGVWSKEVKLKITILPPFYASNYAYVLYFLLFCAGLYYIIRYSQNLTQIKNNRKIKHLNDEKEKEIYQAKIDFFTNVAHEIRTPLTLIKGPLEKLLGMKYESEEVPQHLSIMKKNTSRLLKLVNELLDFRKSEIGGLKLTFVEANISSMVRNFHLRFSQLIEERELEFQLELGEKDIHAFVDKEAFKKILSNLINNAIKYSNKKVSISLFRDEKKLHLIVKNDGNIIPIHLKDKIFEPFFRVDDSSTASGTGIGLSLAHSLAQLHNGSLELIEDANYNIFELVVPLHQEEEFMLYADAEKEQTENETPKEAVEIKNEKAQVLVVEDNEDLLSFITTELAGTYTILKAENGEEALKIIHNENIQLVISDVTMPVMDGFTMCKKIKTNLETSHIPVILLTAKNSLKSQIDGLEVGADAYVAKPFSMDYLKVQANNLIENRRQIMNYYASSPLSHIKSIAHNKTDEKFLKKLDDEILKNITDQDLSVESLAEIMNMSRSTLYRKIKDITNLSPNELINIVRLKRAAELLLNENYKMYEIAEMVGYKSQTSFGRNFQKHFNMSPTDYINANR, from the coding sequence GTTTTATGTGGTTTGGAACCAAAGATGGTCTAAATCGTTTTGACGGCTATCGTTTTAAAACCTACAGAAGCAACGGAGACCCTATACATAGTTTAGGAAGCAATTATATACAATCGCTACATGAACACAACGGCACGATTTGGGTTGGAACGGACAAAGGTTTGTATCATTATGATAAAAAACTGGATCGTTTTACGATTTTGAACGAAGCCATAAATGATCGTATCAACGATATCAATCACGACCAAAAAGACAACATTTGGTTTGTTTCGGGCAACATATTGTATAAGTATGCACCAAAAAAGAAAGAAACGACGACTTTTAATCCGAACAAATATTTTATTACGACCTCAATTACGAAGGATTACAAAGGAGAAATTTGGGCCTCTTCTCTAAATAAAATCTATCATTATTCTGACGAAAATCTTTCTTTTGAAAATATCCCATTAAATCCGGCAGCGAATAAAGCTAATTTTAGAATTACGGTCATTTATGCAGTCGATTCAGAAAATATTGTAATCGGCACACAAGATCACGGCGTACTCCTATATAATAGAAAAGATAAAACAACAAGCGAACTTAAATTTGGAATTAAAGAACCGGTTTTCGTGCGTCAATTCAGAAAAAAAGGAAACGACGAACTCTGGATTGCGAGCGAATCTGGTGTTTATGTGTATAATCTGAAAACCAAAACGGCTGTAAATCTGAAGAAAAATTACAACGATCCGTATGCGATTTCAGACAATGCAGCTTATTCGATCACAATTGACAAAGAAAACGGAATCTGGATTGGAACGTATTTTGGCGGTGTCAATTACCATCAAAAACAATACACGCAGTTTAAAAAGTACTTTCCGCAGAACAATCAGAACTCCATTAGCGGAAGCGCTGTTAGAGAAATTCATAAGGACGATCATGGCGATTTATGGATTGGAACCGAAGATGCCGGCGTGAATCGTTTTAATCCGAAAACGCAAAAGTTTACTTCTTATAATGTTTCTTATTATAATATTCATGCTCTAATGCCTCGAAAAGACAAAATCTGGGTGGGAACTTTTGAGCATGGTTTGGATGTTTTGGATAGAAATTCTGGTGCAGTTTTAAAACATTACAGCGCAAATGATGGACGAAGCGGACTTCATAGCAATTTTATTTTTTCCTTTTATGAAATGAAAAATAATGACCTGATTGTCGTAACAACATCAGGACTTTATCGCTATAACGAACAGGCTGATAATTTTGAAATACTAAAGTTCTTTCCAGAAACGTATCATTATACGAATATGAAAGAAGACAGCGATGGCAATCTTTGGGCGGGAAGTTATCGTGACGGATTGTTATTTTATAATCCGAAAACCAAGAAAAAAGAGGTTTTTACGTATGATTATAAAAATCCGAAAGGAATTAGCAACAATACCATCAACGCAATTTTTGAAGACAGCTTTAAAAATCTGTGGATCGCCACCGAAAACGGGTTGAATCTCGTAAACAGAAAGAATCACACTTTTACCAAATTCACAACAAAAAATGGAATGCCGAGCAATGTTTTCTATTCTATTTTGGAAGACGATTCTAAAAATCTCTGGCTGACAACTTCTAAAGGTTTGGTGAAATTTGGTCCAGATCATAAAACCATCAAGATTTTCACCACCGCAAACGGATTACTTAGCGATCAATTCAATTACAATTCGGCTTTTAAAGATGCAAATGGCGATATGTATTTTGGAAACCTAAACGGAATGATCAGTTTTAATCCGAAGCACTTTAGTAAAAACAAATACACGCCTTTTATTTACATTACTAATCTTCAAATTAATAATAAAGACATCGAGGTTAACAGCCCCGACTCGCCTATTTCGCAATCTATTTCATTTTTGGACGAATTGGAGCTCAACAACAATCAGTCAACTTTCAATCTGGAATTTGCTTCTTTAAACTATACTGCGCCAGAATTGACCGAATATTGGTTTCAGCTCGAAAACGTTAATAATGATTGGGTTTATTTAGGAAGAAACAACAAAGTCTTCTTTACCGAACTGGCACCTGGCGATTATGTTTTTAAAGTAAAATCCTTGAATAGTTTTGGAGTTTGGAGTAAAGAAGTAAAACTCAAAATTACCATTCTTCCTCCGTTTTATGCAAGCAATTACGCCTATGTCTTGTATTTTCTATTATTCTGCGCCGGACTTTATTACATTATCAGATATTCTCAAAATCTAACTCAGATTAAGAATAACCGCAAAATAAAGCATCTAAACGACGAAAAAGAAAAAGAAATCTATCAGGCAAAAATTGACTTTTTTACCAATGTAGCGCACGAAATCAGAACGCCTCTGACTTTGATTAAAGGTCCGCTAGAAAAGCTTTTGGGCATGAAATACGAATCAGAAGAAGTGCCTCAGCATCTTTCGATTATGAAGAAAAATACTTCGCGCTTATTAAAACTGGTAAATGAATTGCTTGATTTTAGAAAATCGGAAATTGGCGGTTTGAAATTGACTTTCGTCGAAGCGAATATTTCTTCGATGGTTCGAAATTTCCATTTGAGATTCAGCCAATTAATTGAAGAACGCGAACTGGAATTTCAATTGGAATTGGGCGAAAAAGACATTCATGCTTTTGTAGATAAAGAAGCTTTTAAAAAGATTCTCAGCAATTTGATCAACAATGCGATTAAATATTCGAATAAAAAAGTTTCCATTTCCTTATTTAGAGATGAAAAGAAACTGCATCTGATTGTAAAAAATGACGGAAACATCATTCCGATTCATTTAAAAGATAAGATTTTCGAACCGTTTTTTAGAGTTGATGATAGCAGTACGGCTTCAGGAACTGGAATCGGACTTTCGTTAGCGCATTCTTTGGCACAATTGCATAACGGAAGTTTAGAATTGATTGAAGATGCTAATTACAATATTTTCGAACTGGTTGTTCCGTTACATCAGGAAGAAGAATTTATGCTTTATGCCGATGCTGAAAAAGAACAGACAGAAAATGAAACGCCAAAAGAAGCTGTTGAAATTAAAAACGAAAAAGCGCAGGTCTTGGTTGTAGAAGATAATGAAGATCTTTTGAGCTTTATTACGACCGAATTGGCCGGAACATACACGATTCTAAAAGCAGAAAATGGCGAGGAAGCACTGAAAATCATTCATAACGAAAACATTCAACTTGTTATTTCAGATGTGACGATGCCTGTTATGGACGGATTTACAATGTGCAAAAAGATTAAAACAAATCTGGAAACGAGTCATATTCCGGTTATTTTATTGACTGCAAAAAATTCGCTAAAATCTCAAATCGACGGACTTGAAGTTGGTGCCGATGCTTATGTAGCAAAACCTTTTTCTATGGATTATCTGAAAGTTCAAGCCAATAACTTGATTGAAAACCGCAGACAGATTATGAATTATTATGCGAGTTCTCCCCTTTCTCACATTAAAAGCATTGCTCACAACAAAACCGACGAAAAGTTCTTGAAAAAACTCGACGATGAAATTCTTAAAAACATCACCGATCAGGATTTGAGTGTAGAATCGCTTGCCGAAATTATGAATATGAGCCGTTCGACTTTATACCGAAAAATTAAAGACATCACAAACTTGAGTCCAAACGAATTAATCAATATCGTACGATTAAAAAGAGCCGCAGAGTTACTCTTAAACGAAAATTACAAAATGTACGAAATCGCAGAAATGGTAGGCTATAAATCGCAAACGAGTTTTGGACGTAATTTCCAGAAGCATTTTAATATGTCGCCAACAGATTATATCAATGCGAATAGATAA